From Etheostoma spectabile isolate EspeVRDwgs_2016 chromosome 8, UIUC_Espe_1.0, whole genome shotgun sequence, a single genomic window includes:
- the admb gene encoding ADM, with the protein MKLVLHTVICCCVFTTVLPLVKDATGELNTSLKKRIRVWLQNRIKRDLCNSLLAANEQHSDVGPQQDEIAKSISPPSSFGLNIRRRRSPSTKSSGCVLVTCSYNDLLYRLHQINNKQKEANAPGNKIGSNGYGRRRRSLPDVAQLTLQTGRRSTEAASKVSLAAEIEDNS; encoded by the exons ATGAAACTAGTCTTGCACACTGTcatctgctgctgtgttttcacCACTGTCCTGCCACTGGTGAAGGATGCCACCGGGGAGCTCAACACCAGCCTAAAAAAAAG GATTAGAGTATGGCTGCAGAACCGTATAAAAAGAGACCTGTGCAACAGCTTATTGGCAGCTAATGAGCAGCACTCTGATGTTGGACCACAGCAGGACGAGATTGCAAAAAGTATCTCACCTCCATCAAG CTTTGGGCTAAATATCAGACGCAGGAGGTCACCATCAACCAAATCCTCTGGCTGTGTCCTGGTCACATGTTCATACAATGACCTGCTCTACCGACTGCACCAGATCAACAACAAGCAAAAAGAGGCCAATGCCCCTGGAAACAAGATTGGCTCAAATGGCTATGGACGCCGCCGCCGCTCACTCCCGGATGTCGCTCAGCTCACCCTCCAGACAGGAAGACGGAGCACTGAAGCTG CTTCCAAAGTGAGCTTGGCAGCTGAGATAGAAGACAATTCCTGA